The DNA segment GATGCTAAGAGAAGAATTGCAGCAACAACGAGAAGAATTACCCATTGAATTATTCTATGCGGGATTCAAATCTCCTTTCTGCTCAAATAATGATTCATCACTAACTCCGTTTCTAAGTTAGTGTGTAATTTTGCATGGATTATGTTAGAACAAATTTTCTTATTTATTGAATCCACTCCATAATTTATCAAGCCTATCTTTTCTAAAAATTTCAACATCCAAGCTTACTTTTCATAAAAAATGATACAAGTATCGTTTCATATTGCCTACACTTTATGTTTTTTAGAAAATATCTCAATATGGTGAAAAAAATGTTTGATAATACCTTTGGAAAAACATTTCGAAGATTGTCGAGCCCCTTTTTTTCGATGGGCGATGTCTTCGAAAGCCCTGATGGAGGCAGCGTCCAAACCTATGGTCCATACTACTATGGGTATGTAAAGACAATAGGAGAAGATGGTATTCCTCATGTAACTGAGTGGGGAAATGCAAAGCCTGGAGGTGTGCTTACAGATTCTAGTGTAAGAGATCCTCTTGTAGATGTTTCAACAAACGAGAAAGATGGCACCATCAAACTTGTCTCTGAGATGCCAGGAATTGACAAATCTGACATCAAACTCAATGTAACAGACAATATGGTTTTGATATCAGCTGAGCATGAAGACAGAAAATACCAGAAAAAAGTACCATTGCCATCAAAAGTTGATGAAAATTCTGCAAAGGCCAAGTACACAAACGGAGTTTTGGAATTGACTCTGTCAGTTGCCGAAGAAAAACCTCAAGGCAAGATAGTGGCAATTGAAT comes from the Candidatus Nitrosopumilus sediminis genome and includes:
- the hsp20 gene encoding archaeal heat shock protein Hsp20, translated to MFDNTFGKTFRRLSSPFFSMGDVFESPDGGSVQTYGPYYYGYVKTIGEDGIPHVTEWGNAKPGGVLTDSSVRDPLVDVSTNEKDGTIKLVSEMPGIDKSDIKLNVTDNMVLISAEHEDRKYQKKVPLPSKVDENSAKAKYTNGVLELTLSVAEEKPQGKIVAIE